CGTGCATGCGTGCGTTTCTTGGCGGCTTGCACTTGCACTTGTGCTCTGCTCTtgactaaaaaaatatagtagcgTGCCCACATCACCACTGATCGCGTGATGATTGTAGCGTCGGTTCCGATCGAGGAAATCAAGCTAGAATCAACACATTGCAATCACCGGAAACGGAACGAATAGGATGCAATAAcgctttttattataaacaatcaTATGATTATGAGCAACTGATCTGTTTTACCTATCGCCGTTGTTTAACTATTGCAATGAAGGAGAAACTATGCGTTTGTTAAGTGTTGCAGTCGATATTGTCTGAATACAGATAGCATGCAAAATTGAACTCAGACCTTTTTGCTTTATCCACGGTGAATGATTTTACAGACTAgagcaaaatagtttttttgttaacCGGTGGACAACTAGAATCGCCACAAAAAACTGCTAGTGTCACGTAATATATTGGTAGATAGCGAAAGTTTAATTATGTAACACTGAGAAATAATTAAGTCAAAGAGTTTTTATGCGTTTAACTGTCTTAATCTGAGATAAAAACAGAgtttaaataattaacaatttattaatttactattaTAACAAGTTAAACTTAACACAACAATAAATAAGTCTTAATCAGCTAGCCGGCGCCCCAGCGGCTGTACTCGTTTTCTTTATGTACCAGTTTTCTTTGTAGACTTTCTTCCTCATGCCCGGCTTTTCACTTTCGGGATTATGGCTGCTCGCCATCGCGGCGAGCTCGCTGTCGAGAAGCTTTGGTATCGTGATCGGCTCGAACCCGTACTGGAACTGCGGCTCTACGAAGTTTGTCTTGCTTCTATACCTTTGAAAGGGTCGCGACGCGAACGCTGAACTGTCTCGCGGCGCTCCCTTCGAATAATCATATTCGTACAACTGTTGCTTTGGTTTGTGGCTACCGTAAAAAGATTCTGTCTTCTCCTCCTTTTTTTTGGGAAAGCCAAACGTAGGCGCCACCGAGTACTTAGCGAactttggtttttgttttttcttatcGTCTTCTTTTTCGTCGGACACATAATAATCAGGCTTTTGTTGTTTATATAACTTGTAATAGCCTAGTTTATTTTGGTATCGATCGAGTAAACTTTCTGGCTTGCTAATTGAGTAATCTGTGTAGTAGTTTTCTTTCATTTTGTCTCTTGAGTCTTTATAGCTCGAGCGAGCTTCTTTTGGGAATTCGTCGCCATCTTCTTGATATTGTTGGAAAGGGGTGTGTTCAATGTTATACTCCACGTGGTCGGGAGGAACACCATAACTTTCGGGATCGAAAATATCTTTTTCTGCAGCTTCTAAGGCCTCGTTGGTGTATGCGGGGAAACCAATCGCAGCATTTTTGTACGCCTTTTCAAAGTCCTCTTCATTATTTTCTTCTCGGTCAATGACTTCCTCTTTCATTTGTTCTTGGTGCATGTGCATTTCATCAGGCGATTCGTCGTGGATTATGATGCGTTTAGATTTCTCCATGACATGTGCTGCGGGGCCGTGGTACGTGCCTGACTGTGGGGGTGAGTAGTGCTGGTGCGATTGCTGCGGTGCTGACTGATGCGAGTGCTTCTCGTGCGAGGCGTGATGATGTCTGTGCGGCGGGTGAGACTCCTCGTCCTCCTGAGGAGACTGCTCACGTTCCTTAGACTTTGGCTGCACATGTTGACTGGGATCCACTTTAATTTGTGCATTAGCGAGCAAACGTATATCTTCTTCGTATTCCTGAGTAATGGGTTCGTAATCGAAGTGTATTTTGGTTTGACCTGAGCCGGGGTAATATTTTGGTTGATTTGTATGCACGGGCTCATGTTGATTTTCGTGACTCGCACCTCGGTGGTGTTCTTGTTCTTTGTGAGGTGGTTCGTGATGCTCCTCAGAAGATTTGGGGTGATCTTTATAATTCTCGGTAtgctggtgatgatgatgatgtgctGGACCGCTATTTTCGGACTCATGAGATGATTCATGATGTTTGTGATTCTCTCCATCACCGTGTGGCTCGTTAGTGTGCTGGTGGTGTTGTTCCTCCTCTGGATGATGCTGATGATGCTGTTCCTCAGGTTTGAAATTATACACGAGGTGCATCGGACCGTTACCATGATAATGAACTTCCTTTATTTGTAGCGGTTCCTTTGATGATCGGGAGAAACTGTATGTAACGGGCTCTTTCTGAGATTTAGAACCATAGCTATAATGTACCGGTTCCGACTGTGTTTCCTTGTTATAGCTGATTGTTTTTTCGCTGATTGTTTCTTTATGTCCAGGTGCATTGATTTCATATACAATTTCTGGAGCATCATCAAGAGTCTCGTGATGCGTGACTATTGTTTTCTTCGGAGCATCATTCTTTTTGCTCTGTTTGTATGTTGGTTTCTTGTCTTTCTTCTTGTTTGCTTGCTTCTGTGGCTTTTCATTGATGTTCCCGCTGTCATATGACATTGTCTTCTGTACCACAAACTCtttctgataatttttgacgtCACCGATATTAGGTTGCGGCAATTTTTGGTACGTTGCCTGGTTGATTCTCGGCAAAAAGTGTTGCACTTGAGGTACCAGAGGGTTTGCAAACGTCAGAGGCTCAAGAAGAGTTAAGTCTAAGAGAGGAAGGGGTTCACTTTTCactttcacaatatttttctttccgTTGAACTCGTTAACATAAGTGATAGTCGTTTGTTTGGCAGGAGCTGATTGTAACCGAGCTTTAGTTCCGGGCGCTTTTTTCTCCACAGGCTTTGGAGCTTCTTGTCGTGGTTCATAACTATGTTCGACGTGGACCACTTCAGGTGATTCTTGGAATCTCTGGTATTTCGGCCCTCCGTGTTCCTCGTGAGGTATTTCATGAATACGATGTGATTTCACTTCCTCATGTGACGCATGTGGACTGCTCTCTTCAATACGTTCGAACTTCGGATGTTCATAGGAGGAATGTGAGATGTCGTGTACTTGTTGATGCTTGGATTCACTACTGTCACTATTGGGTTTTTCTTGAATACGTTGGAACTTCACCTCACCATGAGCACCGTGGGGAATTTCTTGGATGCGCTGAAACTTCGGTTCACCATGCGACACAGGCCCTTTTTCCTGGACGTTTTGGATCTTAGGTTTGCCTACAATTACATCAGGTAATTCTTGCTGCCTCTGGAACGTCGGTTGATTTTTCAAATTGCTGTATTGCTCAAGCGGCTGTGTATTGGAAAATACTGCTTTGTTGTTTGTCGACTGTTGCTGTGCGTTTGGAGCTCTAAAGCCGTTATTGTGAGTATTTAAAGTGGGCGCTAAGCTTTGAACATTCCCTGCATACATTAAGTGTCCGAAACTAGGAAATTGGTTGAGTGGAGTCGGGGCCGGACTCTGGAGAGCTGGGACTCTGAAGGGCGCACCAAAGAACACTTGCGGAGCTGACTGCTTGAATTGAAAGTTGGGAGACGCAGCGACTAATGGTTGGGCCAAATGTTCCGGCAATTTCGGCTGAAGCGACACATACTGTTGGGGGAATGCAGCCTTATACGGAGCTTGCTGGGGGCCTTCAAAGTATCTGTTTCCATAGGAGTCCATTAAATATgtgttaacatttttattcacTGGCTTCTGCTGCACCGGGGCGACTTGCGAGGCAGCAGCGTTGGGCACAGGGATGAATTGCGGCAGGTGGAACGAGTAGGAGGCGTAGGGCGCGGCACTGGCATACACTCCGAGAGGAACGTTACGGTACAGGCGCGGGGCACTCTCTGCACTCTCATTGTCTTTGACTGCTGCTAACTGCGCAGCTTTGCCTTTGTCACCAAAGGCCTGGCTTATGGCCAGCCAACACACGACCGCTAATATTgcctgtaaataaatatagaacacattaaaattgtatttacttaTATTAAGATTTATTAATAATCTTTTCAActgaaatgattttattttatttaaattatttgaattaatttaccTTTCTCCCCATGTTGGGCGACGTTGTGTCGAGACAGTGGGAGCGGCACTGCAGCGGCGCGGCTCCCTCCGCACACTTATATCGCAATGTGCGCAAGCGCAACCAGCGATCAACAATCGTCTTTTTGCTAATGCCACTCTATTTTACACAGCTTTAGGTACGAACACCCGTTATATCATTTAAACACTCGATagtgacaaataaaataagccaaACGTTATTCTTCGTTTATATTTAATTGGAAATAGAAAATAAGTAAAGTACTTCCTGTGTCCGGATACGtaacataattataaactaatGTTAAACGAACGTCAACAATAGATTTGGGAGGCGCGGTTACGTGAGCGGCGAGTGGGTGTTACATTTGTTGTAATAACTCCCGCGCAGCCGGTGACCGACGGTTCGGACAATAACATCAAAATCCACCATAACGCGGCGTTCGCAATAGTGTAAGGGCGCCGACGCAGACTAATTGTCACGCTCGAAACAGGTGTTAATTTGAGTAACGACAGCGGAACAGCGGAACGGAATGTCACAATGGATCAAGGATAGACGCCAAGCAAACATAATTCGAtggcaaaaattgatttcattgttTTTCAATTAGATTGATGGAGCCTAAAGTTAACAAAGAACAATATCCCGGTTGGGTGAATGTGTGACACGGCGTTTACTTTCTTAACCCAGTGGCTTTCCTCGGTGTTCGGTCACGGTCACCGCGCTAGGGAGCCTAGGCACTGGAAACCCAGTGAAAGTCCGCGATCACTGCTCTTCGATGAAGCGTGAGCATATATCGAATGCCGGTCAACCGATATGGGTATCAATCAATAGAGATGGCCTTAAGTTCATTGAATATCCGTAAAGGTTGAAATGCGTTTTAAAACCAATTTTGGGTGGGTCAATATGCCATTTGTTTGAGTAAATtgattcttaaataaaataactaaactttAAAATGACAAAGGTCCGGCAAATCTGGTTCTGGGTCTATTGTATGCATGTATATAACAATAACTGAATATTTTTCTCTGCCAAATAATCAAATGagattgtaggtaggtactctagtTTCACGTAGGTaccaattaaatattacaattggtgTTACTAAGGACCTTTTCAGCTGCTTTGCaactgtttatttctagtaattGTAGTAGAAAGGACTTTCCCACAGCCAGGGATACGTGAAGATATTTCATTAGTTAACATTACAGTACAAGCTGCAATCGTTACGGAGTCAGACCACAAAGCCGCAATGTGCCGTTTTCATATTCTTATTTGAATTCGTTCCTGGATTTGCTAATGCGACATCTAATCAATTTATACAGACAATTACTATGGTATTataaaagttattaattttcaaggtaagatataaaactttttctatAGTTTCAGAAGCTTGGTTTATGAAATAAGTTTGGATTCCACAATCGATTTGTCtatggccaaaaaaaaataccaaaaaacatttaatagttatttatttctcataatatttacatagaaaatgTAATTAGGAAGAGAAATGATTATACTAACACAacttaaagtaaattaaattaacgtaATCTAGATCTTAGGTATAAAAGTCAAATTCTTACACGAAATCTGATCGGAAGTTACGATAGTGTTACcatagataataaaaatattatatagagACGTTTTCGTGAACGCACGCAAAATGTGCATGAAGCTGCAGTAAGGAAGTTAATGTTATTTTGGGGCAGTATTatatcagtttatttttatttaataatctacaattaatatttacttatgtaGTTACATAGGTAACGTTAATAGTAAACGGGGCTGCCTCTCTGTCAGGGatggttcttttttttttaatgtcataaTTCGTTTTTTGATTGGTTAAAAAAGACTGAGTCAAAAAAACGGGGCACTAGAGACGCATTGTTTATTATGATTGTGGATTTTGTAACTAATGGCaactttttttaatgtcaacCTAACCTAAATTTAGGTATACTCTTTTTATTTCAGTGAATGGCAGCCCTTATCAATATcatgaaaatgtaatttaatctAAATAAAGAAATCAGAGATTAGATAATAATCAACAAGTCAAAAAAGAAATCCTTATGACAATGTTATAATCACAGGACACTGCACCTTCTgagtacttattaaataaagatttaatgcaaaaatattaatgagaCCAAACTATCAGTAAATTATGACTTAACCAAGCACATTACTAATATTTCGTATTACaaattacaagaaaaacaaatgaatgcagATCCTATGAAATGTTAATCGGCTACTAAATAATTTCTAACTAATATTTCAAAACGAAATCGCACATGTCAAAAAAAGCAGCACCAACACAAAAACACAAAGTACAAACCAAGGCTGAGCCACACAGAACAGTGACCAGTCTACAGTGCACTCATAATCAATTTGTAGTGTGCTCAAGCCTAAAAATAACTGATTGTCTGTATATTAATCACAAATGCTTAAAGATCACGTAAAATATTCGATACCTCGCTCATTCTCACATAAACCATCCATAGTGGTTTACAAATCAACCTTCATCCACCTTGAATTATCCAGCAGCGATTATTTCGCCTTTAAGGAGAATCTTACGCTGACAACAGCGATCACAAAATATTACGTAATCAATTAATCACATACCACATTAACTTTTAACATCAAACGCCCAATCTGTTGAAAACGTTCCTAGTGATTGTCAAATTGTTTGTGTTCTTCGCTCCTAACCTAGCTTTGACGCCATCTTTCCCGGGCTCGGGCATTGACAACCTTCTTTCAGGCTTGTTGAAC
Above is a window of Helicoverpa zea isolate HzStark_Cry1AcR chromosome 1, ilHelZeax1.1, whole genome shotgun sequence DNA encoding:
- the LOC124645996 gene encoding mediator of RNA polymerase II transcription subunit 15-like codes for the protein MGRKAILAVVCWLAISQAFGDKGKAAQLAAVKDNESAESAPRLYRNVPLGVYASAAPYASYSFHLPQFIPVPNAAASQVAPVQQKPVNKNVNTYLMDSYGNRYFEGPQQAPYKAAFPQQYVSLQPKLPEHLAQPLVAASPNFQFKQSAPQVFFGAPFRVPALQSPAPTPLNQFPSFGHLMYAGNVQSLAPTLNTHNNGFRAPNAQQQSTNNKAVFSNTQPLEQYSNLKNQPTFQRQQELPDVIVGKPKIQNVQEKGPVSHGEPKFQRIQEIPHGAHGEVKFQRIQEKPNSDSSESKHQQVHDISHSSYEHPKFERIEESSPHASHEEVKSHRIHEIPHEEHGGPKYQRFQESPEVVHVEHSYEPRQEAPKPVEKKAPGTKARLQSAPAKQTTITYVNEFNGKKNIVKVKSEPLPLLDLTLLEPLTFANPLVPQVQHFLPRINQATYQKLPQPNIGDVKNYQKEFVVQKTMSYDSGNINEKPQKQANKKKDKKPTYKQSKKNDAPKKTIVTHHETLDDAPEIVYEINAPGHKETISEKTISYNKETQSEPVHYSYGSKSQKEPVTYSFSRSSKEPLQIKEVHYHGNGPMHLVYNFKPEEQHHQHHPEEEQHHQHTNEPHGDGENHKHHESSHESENSGPAHHHHHQHTENYKDHPKSSEEHHEPPHKEQEHHRGASHENQHEPVHTNQPKYYPGSGQTKIHFDYEPITQEYEEDIRLLANAQIKVDPSQHVQPKSKEREQSPQEDEESHPPHRHHHASHEKHSHQSAPQQSHQHYSPPQSGTYHGPAAHVMEKSKRIIIHDESPDEMHMHQEQMKEEVIDREENNEEDFEKAYKNAAIGFPAYTNEALEAAEKDIFDPESYGVPPDHVEYNIEHTPFQQYQEDGDEFPKEARSSYKDSRDKMKENYYTDYSISKPESLLDRYQNKLGYYKLYKQQKPDYYVSDEKEDDKKKQKPKFAKYSVAPTFGFPKKKEEKTESFYGSHKPKQQLYEYDYSKGAPRDSSAFASRPFQRYRSKTNFVEPQFQYGFEPITIPKLLDSELAAMASSHNPESEKPGMRKKVYKENWYIKKTSTAAGAPAS